Proteins found in one Zea mays cultivar B73 chromosome 1, Zm-B73-REFERENCE-NAM-5.0, whole genome shotgun sequence genomic segment:
- the LOC100384791 gene encoding uncharacterized isoform X1 has translation MSQRDGDLAAGAHPEEGDRHAVRMDGSDDELDQPTSKATEHITAMDVRKGKDMQGIPWNVMPTTRDKYRQSRLQGYANFENVPNSGRLSEKECMPAEKGQLYYEFQHSTRSVKPTIRHFQLRNLVWATTRHDVYLMSNFSVLHWSAMTYKKQEVINLQGHVTPCEKHHRNHYEGFYQTPVSTLAVKHNLLVTGGFHGEIICKFLDRQGVSYCCKTTNDDDGITNSLEIFEKPSGSLHFLASNNDCGLRDFDMEKFRICNHFHFAWPVNHTSLSPDGKLAAIVGDSPDGLLIDANSGKTVHKLHGHLDYSFASAWNPDGRTFATGNQDKTCRVWDVRNLSRSVVVLGGNIGAVRSIRYTPDGKFMAMTEPADFIHIFDVESGYSRKQELDFFGEIAGISFSPDTEALFVGVHDRFFNCCLLQFSRRRFYSYLDSTL, from the exons ATGTCGCAGCGCGACGGCGACCTCGCCGCCGGAGCTCATCCGGAAGAAGGAGACCGCCACGCCGTTCGAATGGATGGCTCCGACGATGAGCTGGACCAACCT ACGAGTAAAGCGACTGAGCACATCACGGCTATGGACGTGAGGAAGGGGAAGGATATGCAAGGGATCCCCTGGAACGTGATGCCGACTACAAGGGACAAGTACAGGCAGTCACGGCTGCAGGGGTACGCCAACTTTGAGAACGTGCCTAATTCCGGAAGGCTTTCTGAGAAG GAATGCATGCCTGCAGAGAAAGGCCAACTCTACTACGAGTTTCAGCACAGCACGAGGTCGGTGAAACCGACCATCCGTCATTTCCAG TTGAGGAATTTAGTGTGGGCAACAACAAGGCACGATGTGTATCTTATGTCAAACTTTTCTGTGCTTCATTGGTCAGCAATGACTTATAAGAAGCAAGAAGTCATTAATCTTCAAGGACATGTGACACCGTGCGAG AAGCACCATCGGAATCACTACGAGGGTTTTTATCAGACTCCAGTCAGTACTTTGGCGGTGAAGCATAACTTGCTTGTTACTGGTGGGTTTCATGGGGAGATAATATGCAAG TTTCTGGATCGTCAAGGAGTAAGCTACTGTTGCAAGACAACAAATGATGACGACGGTATTACTAATTCTCTGGAGATATTTGAGAAGCCTAG TGGTTCTCTGCACTTCCTTGCGTCAAACAATGATTGTGGACTTAGAGACTTTGACATGGAAAAGTTTCGAATATGCAACCACTTCCATTTTGCTTGGCCTGTGAAT CATACATCGTTGAGCCCAGATGGTAAACTTGCTGCTATTGTGGGGGACAGTCCTGATGGACTTCTGATTGACGCTAATTCAGGAAAG ACGGTTCACAAACTCCATGGCCATTTGGATTACTCCTTTGCGTCGGCATGGAATCCAGACGGCCGAACATTCGCCACGGGGAACCAAGACAAGACGTGCAGGGTCTGGGACGTCCGCAATCTCTCCAGATCAGTTGTTGTATTGGGTGGCAACATCGGAGCCGTCAGGTCGATTCGCTACACGCCAGACGGGAAGTTCATGGCGATGACTGAACCCGCGGACTTCATCCACATCTTCGATGTTGAGAGTGGGTACAGCAGGAAGCAGGAGCTGGACTTCTTTGGTGAGATCGCAGGCATATCGTTCAGTCCTGACACTGAAGCTCTCTTTGTCGGTGTGCATGATCGCTTCTTCAACTGCTGCCTCCTCCAGTTCAGTCGGCGACGGTTCTACTCGTACCTTGATTCAACACTGTGA
- the LOC100283130 gene encoding Protein RAFTIN 1B precursor (The RefSeq protein has 2 substitutions compared to this genomic sequence) — MARFASAVLFAAVLLMAGRLTHAGPSTAEVLWRRAVLPGSAVPNAVLRLLRPYSHFVSEANAEDIGRSNAPFNYQNYKRSSATATSPPGDRSEAGLAGGSGARDDTPFSYSYSAPSQQGVPASGGARDDTPFSYSYRAPSQQEVPASGGARDDTPFSYSYRAPSQQEVPASGGARDDTPFSYSYRAPSQGVPASGVSRDDTTFSYDDYKARSQAVAGSGPRDDQFSYDYSAYEAPIEHHHSEVRATARSGGVGTPTPHTAVFFHEEAVRVGERLPLHFQAAAPAALGFLPRRAADSIPFTTAALPAVLALFGVAPSSSRAAAMAETLRTCERPPPAGEAGARFCATSLEALVERAVAALGTRDIRAVTSALPRAGLPPQAYAVRAVRRVGGGPSFVACHDEAYPYTVYRCHDTGPARAYLVEMEGARGGGAITVATVCHTDTSRWNPEHVSFKLLGTKPGGAPVCHLMPYGHIIWAKNVKPSPA; from the exons ATGGCGCGCTTCGCCTCCGCTGTCCTCTTCGCCGCTGTCCTGCTCATG GCTGGACGGCTGACCCATGCGGGGCCGTCGACGGCCGAGGTGCTTTGGCGGCGCGCAGTCCTGCCGGGCTCCGCCGTGCCGAACGCCGTCCTCCGGCTCCTACGCCCCT ATAGCCACTTCGTAAGCGAAGCCAATGCCGAGGACACCGGGCGATCCAACGCTCCGTTCAACTACCAAAACTACAAGCGCTCCTCTGCGACTGCGACCTCACCTCCAGGTGACCGCAGTGAAGCAGGGCTCGCTGGTGGCAGCGGCGCGAGAGATGACACGCCGTTCAGCTACAGCTACAGGGCGCCGAGCCAACAAGGGGTACCGGCCAGCGGCGGCGCGAGAGACGACACGCCGTTCAGCTACAGTTACAGGGCGCCGAGCCAACAAGAGGTACCGGCCAGCGGCGGCGCGAGAGACGACACGCCGTTCAGCTACAGTTACAGGGCGCCGAGCCAACAAGAGGTACCGGCCAGCGGCGGCGCGAGAGACGACACGCCGTTCAGCTACAGCTACAGAGCGCCGAGCCAAGGGGTACCGGCCAGCGGCGTCTCGAGAGACGACACGACATTCAGCTACGACGACTACAAGGCGCGGAGCCAAGCGGTCGCCGGCAGCGGCCCCAGAGACGATCAGTTCAGCTACGATTACTCCGCCTACGAAGCACCCATCGAGCACCACCACTCGGAGGTCCGCGCGACGGCGCGAAGCGGCGGTGTGGGCACGCCAACGCCTCACACGGCGGTGTTCTTTCACGAGGAAGCggtgcgcgtgggcgagcgcctgCCGCTCCACTTCCAGGCCGCGGCGCCGGCCGCGCTGGGATTCCTGCCGCGCCGCGCCGCCGACTCCATCCCGTTCACGACGGCGGCGCTGCCGGCCGTCCTCGCGCTCTTCGGCGTCGCCCCAAGTTCGTCCAGGGCCGCCgccatggcggagacgctgcgcaCCTGCGAGCGGCCGCCgcccgccggggaggccggggccAGGTTCTGCGCCACGTCGCTGGAGGCCCTGGTGGAGCGCGCCGTGGCGGCGCTGGGAACGCGCGACATCCGGGCGGTGACCTCTGCGCTTCCCCGCGCGGGGCTGCCGCCGCAGGCGTACGCCGTCCGCGCCGTGCGGCGCGTCGGCGGCGGCCCCAGCTTCGTGGCGTGCCACGACGAGGCGTACCCTTACACCGTGTACCGGTGCCACGACACGGGGCCCGCCAGGGCGTACCTGGTGGAGATGGAGggcgcccgcggcggcggcgcgatcACCGTGGCCACCGTGTGCCACACCGACACGTCCCGGTGGAACCCGGAGCACGTCTCGTTCAAGCTCCTCGGCACCAAGCCCGGCGGCGCGCCCGTCTGCCACCTGATGCCGTACGGGCATATCATCTGGGCCAAGAACGTGAAACCCTCGCCGGCGTGA
- the LOC100384791 gene encoding uncharacterized LOC100384791, producing the protein MDGSDDELDQPTSKATEHITAMDVRKGKDMQGIPWNVMPTTRDKYRQSRLQGYANFENVPNSGRLSEKECMPAEKGQLYYEFQHSTRSVKPTIRHFQLRNLVWATTRHDVYLMSNFSVLHWSAMTYKKQEVINLQGHVTPCEKHHRNHYEGFYQTPVSTLAVKHNLLVTGGFHGEIICKFLDRQGVSYCCKTTNDDDGITNSLEIFEKPSGSLHFLASNNDCGLRDFDMEKFRICNHFHFAWPVNHTSLSPDGKLAAIVGDSPDGLLIDANSGKTVHKLHGHLDYSFASAWNPDGRTFATGNQDKTCRVWDVRNLSRSVVVLGGNIGAVRSIRYTPDGKFMAMTEPADFIHIFDVESGYSRKQELDFFGEIAGISFSPDTEALFVGVHDRFFNCCLLQFSRRRFYSYLDSTL; encoded by the exons ATGGATGGCTCCGACGATGAGCTGGACCAACCT ACGAGTAAAGCGACTGAGCACATCACGGCTATGGACGTGAGGAAGGGGAAGGATATGCAAGGGATCCCCTGGAACGTGATGCCGACTACAAGGGACAAGTACAGGCAGTCACGGCTGCAGGGGTACGCCAACTTTGAGAACGTGCCTAATTCCGGAAGGCTTTCTGAGAAG GAATGCATGCCTGCAGAGAAAGGCCAACTCTACTACGAGTTTCAGCACAGCACGAGGTCGGTGAAACCGACCATCCGTCATTTCCAG TTGAGGAATTTAGTGTGGGCAACAACAAGGCACGATGTGTATCTTATGTCAAACTTTTCTGTGCTTCATTGGTCAGCAATGACTTATAAGAAGCAAGAAGTCATTAATCTTCAAGGACATGTGACACCGTGCGAG AAGCACCATCGGAATCACTACGAGGGTTTTTATCAGACTCCAGTCAGTACTTTGGCGGTGAAGCATAACTTGCTTGTTACTGGTGGGTTTCATGGGGAGATAATATGCAAG TTTCTGGATCGTCAAGGAGTAAGCTACTGTTGCAAGACAACAAATGATGACGACGGTATTACTAATTCTCTGGAGATATTTGAGAAGCCTAG TGGTTCTCTGCACTTCCTTGCGTCAAACAATGATTGTGGACTTAGAGACTTTGACATGGAAAAGTTTCGAATATGCAACCACTTCCATTTTGCTTGGCCTGTGAAT CATACATCGTTGAGCCCAGATGGTAAACTTGCTGCTATTGTGGGGGACAGTCCTGATGGACTTCTGATTGACGCTAATTCAGGAAAG ACGGTTCACAAACTCCATGGCCATTTGGATTACTCCTTTGCGTCGGCATGGAATCCAGACGGCCGAACATTCGCCACGGGGAACCAAGACAAGACGTGCAGGGTCTGGGACGTCCGCAATCTCTCCAGATCAGTTGTTGTATTGGGTGGCAACATCGGAGCCGTCAGGTCGATTCGCTACACGCCAGACGGGAAGTTCATGGCGATGACTGAACCCGCGGACTTCATCCACATCTTCGATGTTGAGAGTGGGTACAGCAGGAAGCAGGAGCTGGACTTCTTTGGTGAGATCGCAGGCATATCGTTCAGTCCTGACACTGAAGCTCTCTTTGTCGGTGTGCATGATCGCTTCTTCAACTGCTGCCTCCTCCAGTTCAGTCGGCGACGGTTCTACTCGTACCTTGATTCAACACTGTGA
- the LOC100285814 gene encoding Nuclear transcription factor Y subunit C-6, translating to MEPKSTTPPPPPVMGAPIAYPPPPGAAYPAGPYVHAPAAALYPPPPLPPAPPSSQQGAAAAHQQQLFWAEQYREIEATTDFKNHNLPLARIKKIMKADEDVRMIAAEAPVVFSRACEMFILELTHRGWAHAEENKRRTLQKSDIAAAVARTEVFDFLVDIVPRDEAKDADSAAMGAAGIPHPAAGLPAADPMGYYYVQPQ from the coding sequence ATGGAGCCCAAATCCACCACCCCTCCCCCGCCCCCCGTGATGGGCGCGCCCATCGCGTATCCTCCCCCGCCCGGCGCCGCGTACCCCGCCGGGCCGTACGTGCACGCGCCGGCGGCCGCGCTCTACCCTCCTCCTCCCCTGCCGCCGGCGCCCCCCTCCTCGCAGCAGGGCGCCGCGGCGGCGCACCAGCAGCAGCTATTCTGGGCGGAGCAATACCGCGAGATCGAGGCCACCACCGACTTCAAGAACCACAACCTGCCGCTCgcccgcatcaagaagatcatgaaGGCCGACGAGGACGTGCGCATGATCGCCGCCGAGGCGCCCGTCGTCTTCTCCCGCGCCTGCGAGATGTTCATCCTCGAGCTCACCCACCGCGGCTGGGCACACGCCGAGGAGAACAAGCGCCGCACGCTGCAGAAGTCCGAcatcgccgccgccgtcgcgcgCACCGAGGTCTTCGACTTCCTCGTCGACATCGTGCCGCGGGACGAGGCCAAGGACGCCGACTCCGCCGCCATGGGAGCAGCCGGGATCCCGCACCCCGCCGCCGGCCTGCCCGCCGCCGATCCCATGGGCTACTACTACGTCCAGCCGCAGTAA
- the LOC100283130 gene encoding protein RAFTIN 1B isoform X1 yields MRGRRRPRCFGGAQSCRAPPCRTPSSGSYAPVGSPLPLLILFSRYDFFKHQRMHSADSHFVSEANAEDTGRSNAPFNYQNYKRSSATATSPPGDRSEAGLAGGSGARDDTPFSYSYRAPSQQGVPASGGARDDTPFSYSYRAPSQQEVPASGGARDDTPFSYSYRAPSQQEVPASGGARDDTPFSYSYRAPSQGVPASGVSRDDTTFSYDDYKARSQAVAGSGPRDDQFSYDYSAYEAPIEHHHSEVRATARSGGVGTPTPHTAVFFHEEAVRVGERLPLHFQAAAPAALGFLPRRAADSIPFTTAALPAVLALFGVAPSSSRAAAMAETLRTCERPPPAGEAGARFCATSLEALVERAVAALGTRDIRAVTSALPRAGLPPQAYAVRAVRRVGGGPSFVACHDEAYPYTVYRCHDTGPARAYLVEMEGARGGGAITVATVCHTDTSRWNPEHVSFKLLGTKPGGAPVCHLMPYGHIIWAKNVKPSPA; encoded by the coding sequence ATGCGGGGCCGTCGACGGCCGAGGTGCTTTGGCGGCGCGCAGTCCTGCCGGGCTCCGCCGTGCCGAACGCCGTCCTCCGGCTCCTACGCCCCTGTCGGTTCTCCTCTCCCTTTGTTGATTCTATTTTCTAGGTACGATTTTTTCAAGCACCAACGAATGCATAGTGCAGATAGCCACTTCGTAAGCGAAGCCAATGCCGAGGACACCGGGCGATCCAACGCTCCGTTCAACTACCAAAACTACAAGCGCTCCTCTGCGACTGCGACCTCACCTCCAGGTGACCGCAGTGAAGCAGGGCTCGCTGGTGGCAGCGGCGCGAGAGATGACACGCCGTTCAGCTACAGCTACAGGGCGCCGAGCCAACAAGGGGTACCGGCCAGCGGCGGCGCGAGAGACGACACGCCGTTCAGCTACAGTTACAGGGCGCCGAGCCAACAAGAGGTACCGGCCAGCGGCGGCGCGAGAGACGACACGCCGTTCAGCTACAGTTACAGGGCGCCGAGCCAACAAGAGGTACCGGCCAGCGGCGGCGCGAGAGACGACACGCCGTTCAGCTACAGCTACAGAGCGCCGAGCCAAGGGGTACCGGCCAGCGGCGTCTCGAGAGACGACACGACATTCAGCTACGACGACTACAAGGCGCGGAGCCAAGCGGTCGCCGGCAGCGGCCCCAGAGACGATCAGTTCAGCTACGATTACTCCGCCTACGAAGCACCCATCGAGCACCACCACTCGGAGGTCCGCGCGACGGCGCGAAGCGGCGGTGTGGGCACGCCAACGCCTCACACGGCGGTGTTCTTTCACGAGGAAGCggtgcgcgtgggcgagcgcctgCCGCTCCACTTCCAGGCCGCGGCGCCGGCCGCGCTGGGATTCCTGCCGCGCCGCGCCGCCGACTCCATCCCGTTCACGACGGCGGCGCTGCCGGCCGTCCTCGCGCTCTTCGGCGTCGCCCCAAGTTCGTCCAGGGCCGCCgccatggcggagacgctgcgcaCCTGCGAGCGGCCGCCgcccgccggggaggccggggccAGGTTCTGCGCCACGTCGCTGGAGGCCCTGGTGGAGCGCGCCGTGGCGGCGCTGGGAACGCGCGACATCCGGGCGGTGACCTCTGCGCTTCCCCGCGCGGGGCTGCCGCCGCAGGCGTACGCCGTCCGCGCCGTGCGGCGCGTCGGCGGCGGCCCCAGCTTCGTGGCGTGCCACGACGAGGCGTACCCTTACACCGTGTACCGGTGCCACGACACGGGGCCCGCCAGGGCGTACCTGGTGGAGATGGAGggcgcccgcggcggcggcgcgatcACCGTGGCCACCGTGTGCCACACCGACACGTCCCGGTGGAACCCGGAGCACGTCTCGTTCAAGCTCCTCGGCACCAAGCCCGGCGGCGCGCCCGTCTGCCACCTGATGCCGTACGGGCATATCATCTGGGCCAAGAACGTGAAACCCTCGCCGGCGTGA
- the LOC100277912 gene encoding uncharacterized protein LOC100277912: protein MAEPAKNEAHVVEIPVAVDGGEASGGEEAFLDKAAAAGEGHPLGEIAASEGHLLLLKLWQREEDRLGRRACALEARMDAARRDAFYLCAAFLAFHGLSLALLFAASVVAAAATSPSAACRRWWAPSSLSLAASLALAAAVQLRVGAYWRAAARLRRDRGDARALARAVQELRLKGAAFDLSKEPQYGVTRAKCASVEGAGLWAPLRWFRQNVVTACLLAVAAAALPSGKFILCA from the coding sequence ATGGCGGAGCCGGCCAAGAACGAGGCCCACGTCGTGGAGATCCCGGTCGCTGTCGACGGCGGCGAAGCCTCCGGAGGCGAGGAGGCCTTTCTTGacaaggcggcggcggcgggcgaggGTCACCCGCTCGGGGAGATCGCGGCTAGCGAGGGACACCTGCTGCTGCTGAAGCTGTGGCAGCGGGAGGAGGACCGCCTGGGCCGCCGCGCGTGCGCGCTGGAGGCGCGCATGGACGCGGCGCGCCGGGACGCCTTCTACCTCTGCGCGGCCTTCCTCGCCTTTCACGGCCTTTCCCTCGCGCTCCTCTTCGCCGCGTCCGTGGTCGCCGCGGCCGCCACCTCCCCCTCCGCCGCGTGCAGGAGGTGGTGGGCGCCGTCGTCTCTGTCCCTGGCGGCGTCCCTCGCGCTCGCCGCGGCCGTGCAGCTCCGGGTGGGCGCCTACTGGCGCGCCGCGGCGCGGCTGCGCCGGGACCGCGGCGACGCGCGCGCACTCGCGCGGGCCGTGCAGGAGCTGCGCTTGAAGGGCGCCGCGTTCGACCTGTCCAAGGAGCCGCAGTACGGGGTGACGAGGGCCAAGTGCGCCAGCGTGGAGGGCGCGGGCCTGTGGGCGCCGCTCCGGTGGTTCCGGCAGAACGTCGTCACAGCCTGCCtgctcgccgtcgccgccgcggCCTTGCCCTCCGGCAAGTTCATCCTCTGCGCCTAG